One Phaseolus vulgaris cultivar G19833 chromosome 11, P. vulgaris v2.0, whole genome shotgun sequence genomic window carries:
- the LOC137820065 gene encoding ABC transporter G family member 15-like codes for MEIEAAATDRSKPSNWGAAAAETDRDVPYTGLDRGSFLAWQDLRVVLPNFGKGPTKRLLNGLNGYAEPGRIMAIMGPSGSGKSTLLDSLAGRLSKNVVMTGNVLLNGKKKGLGYGGVAYVTQEDVLLGTLTVKETVSYSAHLRLPTSMSKEEVNSLIDGTIIEMGLQDCADRLIGNWHLRGISGGEKKRLSIALEILTMPRLLFLDEPTSGLDSASAFFVVQTLRNVARDGRTVISSIHQPSSEVFALFDDLFLLSGGETVYFGEAKSAIEFFAEAGFPCPRKRNPSDHFLRCINSDFDIVTATLKGSQRIHDIPNSADPFVNLATAEIKSMLVEKYRRSTHARRAKTRIQQLSTDEGLQPSTQHGSEASWWKQLTTLTKRSFVNMCRDVGYYWLRIIIYIIVSICVGTVYFDIGYSYTSILARGACGAFISGFMTFMSIGGFPSFIEEMKVFYRERLNGYYGVAAYILSNFLSSFPFLVAIALTSSTITYNMVKFRPGISHFVFFTINIYSCISVIESLMMVVASLVPNFLMGIITGAGIIGIMMMTSGFFRLLSDLPKPVWRYPISYISYGSWAIQGAYKNDLLGLEFEPLIPGDPKLNGEYVITHMLGIELNHSKWWDLAALFVILIGYRLLFFVVLKLKERASPLFQTLYAKRTIQQLEKRPSFRKMPSFPSQRHQTLHSLSSQDGLESPLQ; via the exons ATGGAGATTGAGGCTGCAGCCACCGATCGCAGCAAACCCTCCAACTGGGGTGCTGCTGCTGCTGAGACTGATAGGGATGTGCCCTACACGGGCCTTGACAGAGGGAGCTTCTTGGCTTGGCAAGATCTCAGAGTGGTGCTACCAAACTTTGGAAAAGGACCCACCAAGAGACTGCTTAATGGTCTCAATGGCTATGCTGAGCCTGGCAGAATCATGGCTATAATGGGTCCTTCTGGTTCTGGAAAATCCACCCTTCTTGATTCACTTGCAG GTAGACTCTCAAAAAATGTGGTTATGACAGGAAATGTTCTTCTAAATGGGAAGAAAAAAGGCCTGGGTTACGGTGGTGTT GCTTATGTAACTCAAGAGGATGTGCTTCTGGGAACCCTTACAGTGAAGGAAACTGTATCCTACTCGGCTCATCTTCGTCTTCCAACATCAATGAGCAAAGAAGAAGTTAACAGCCTCATCGATGGAACAATCATAGAAATGGGTCTGCAAGATTGTGCTGATAGGTTGATTGGTAACTGGCACTTGAGAGGTATAAGTGGAGGGGAGAAGAAGAGGCTCAGCATTGCACTTGAGATCCTTACAATGCCTCGCTTACTGTTCCTTGATGAACCCACCAGTGGCCTTGACAGTGCCTCAGCATTTTTTGTTGTTCAAACTCTCAGAAATGTTGCTCGTGATGGAAGAACTGTTATCTCTTCCATTCACCAGCCCAGCAGTGAAGTCTTTGCACTCTTTGATGACCTTTTCTTGCTATCTGGCGGTGAAACAGTTTATTTTGGAGAAGCAAAATCAGCAATTGAG TTTTTTGCTGAAGCTGGTTTCCCTTGTCCACGCAAAAGAAATCCTTCTGATCACTTCCTACGATGCATCAATTCTGATTTCGACATTGTTACAGCTACTCTGAAGGGATCTCAGAGAATTCAT GATATTCCAAATTCAGCAGATCCTTTCGTGAATTTGGCTACAGCAGAGATCAAGTCAATGCTAGTGGAGAAATATAGGCGTTCAACACATGCCAGAAGGGCAAAGACCAGAATTCAACAACTATCTACAGAT GAAGGGCTTCAACCTTCTACACAACATGGAAGTGAAGCTAGTTGGTGGAAGCAACTCACAACTCTGACAAAGAGATCATTTGTGAACATGTGCAGAGATGTGGGGTACTACTGGTTGAGGATCATAATTTACATAATTGTTTCCATATGTGTGGGAACAGTTTATTTTGACATTGGCTATAGCTACACTTCCATCTTGGCCCGTGGTGCCTGTGGTGCATTCATATCAGGATTTATGACATTCATGTCAATTGGGGGCTTTCCATCATTCATTGAAGAAATGAAG GTATTTTATCGAGAAAGGCTTAATGGATACTATGGAGTTGCAGCATATATTTTATCCaacttcctttcttctttcccaTTCTTGGTTGCTATTGCTCTTACATCTAGCACCATCACCTATAACATGGTGAAATTCAGGCCAGGGATCAGTCACTTTGTGTTTTTCACCATCAACATCTACAGCTGCATTTCTGTAATAGAGAGCCTCATGATGGTTGTGGCTTCACTTGTTCCAAATTTCCTCATGGGAATAATCACAGGGGCTGGAATAATA GGAATCATGATGATGACCTCTGGATTCTTCAGGTTGCTGTCTGATCTTCCAAAGCCAGTTTGGCGCTACCCCATTTCATATATCAGTTATGGTTCATGGGCAATACAG GGTGCCTACAAGAATGACTTGCTTGGGCTTGAGTTTGAACCTCTGATACCTGGTGATCCAAAATTGAATGGAGAATATGTGATCACACACATGTTAGGCATTGAATTAAACCATTCAAAGTGGTGGGATTTGGCAGCTCTATTTGTGATTCTGATAGGTTACAGACTTCTGTTCTTCGTTGTTCTGAAGTTGAAGGAGAGAGCATCACCACTGTTTCAGACACTTTATGCCAAGAGAACCATTCAACAGCTTGAAAAGAGACCCTCTTTCAGGAAGATGCCATCCTTCCCTTCCCAGAGGCACCAAACCCTCCATTCACTTTCTTCTCAAGATGGTCTTGAATCTCCACTCCAATAA